The following are from one region of the Nicotiana tabacum cultivar K326 chromosome 3, ASM71507v2, whole genome shotgun sequence genome:
- the LOC107792071 gene encoding ATP-dependent DNA helicase PIF1 isoform X1 — protein sequence MSEAVNYQMSYSLRRLFATLLVYCNPANPKILWEMFEDSMSEDFKHFSEFQGKTIRHKVLSHINDILYSMGHDINEYKLIPENIRPSEISKDAKDVHFERNIIVSEKDLILPKRLNVQQLHAYNTIINRVFSGKQGAFFIDGPGGTCKTFLYCALLATVRSQEFIALATATSGVAASIRPGGRSAHSRFKMLIDIDDNFCCNISKQSSVARLISDAKLIVWDEASMAKKNMIEALDALLRDIMNVDTMFGGKVIVFGGDFRQTLPVVRNGKKEDFIHESLLYSKIWNKLEKLYLSENMHARTDPSFCEYLLQIGNGTETTNCGKKIAIPDSFIIPFTTEEESLDALFSVTYPDLHAFSPDSSMITSRVILTTKNDFVNELHNMLITKFPEISKTFVAVDETIEPNDQSQFEDFLNSLDPPGLLPYKLTLKENCPVILL from the coding sequence ATGTCGGAGGCTGTAAACTATCAAATGTCGTATAGCTTGAGACGTTTATTTGCGACATTGTTAGTATATTGCAATCCTGCTAATCCAAAAATATTATGGGAAATGTTTGAAGATTCAATGTCCGAAGACTTTAAACATTTCTCTGAATTTCAAGGAAAAACCATTCGGCACAAGGTTTTAAGCCATATCAatgatattttgtactctatGGGACACGACATAAATGAGTATAAGCTTATTCCAGAGAATATTAGACCTTCTGAAATTTCAAAGGATGCAAAGGATgttcattttgaaagaaatattaTTGTTAGTGAAAAAGACTTGATCTTACCGAAGAGATTGAATGTTCAACAATTACATGCCTATAATACAATAATTAATAGAGTATTTTCTGGAAAACAAGGAGCTTTCTTCATCGATGGTCCTGGAGGAACATGTAAAACTTTTTTGTACTGTGCATTATTGGCAACTGTCCGGTCCCAAGAATTTATAGCTTTAGCAACTGCAACTTCTGGTGTGGCAGCTTCTATCCGTCCAGGAGGACGGTCTGCTCACTCCCGGTTCAAAATGCTTATTGATATAGATGATAATTTTTGCTGCAACATTAGTAAACAAAGTTCAGTCGCACGTTTAATTAGCGATGCAAAATTAATTGTATGGGATGAGGCATCAATGGCAAAAAAGAATATGATTGAAGCTCTTGATGCACTTCTGAGAGATATTATGAATGTCGATACAATGTTCGGTGGTAAAGTTATTGTATTTGGAGGTGACTTTAGACAAACTCTACCAGTTGTTCGAAATGGGAAAAAAGAAGATTTTATTCACGAAAGCTTATTGTATTCTAAAATTTGGAATAAACTTGAAAAATTGTACCTATCTGAAAATATGCACGCAAGAACAGATCCTTCTTTTTGTGAATATTTACTCCAAATTGGAAATGGAACAGAAACAACTAATTGTGGAAAAAAAATAGCGATTCCTGATTCCTTTATTATTCCTTTTACGACCGAAGAAGAATCCTTAGATGCATTGTTTAGTGTAACATATCCTGATTTGCATGCATTTTCTCCTGATTCATCTATGATAACATCTCGTGTTATTTTAACAACGAAGAATGACTTTGTCAACGAACTACATAATATGTTAATCACTAAATTCCCAGAAATATCTAAAACATTTGTTGCAGTAGATGAAACTATTGAACCAAATGATCAAAGTCAGTTTGAAGATTTTCTAAATAGTTTAGATCCTCCTGGTTTACTGCCTTATAAGTTAACTTTAAAGGAAAATTGTCCAGTTATATTATTATGA
- the LOC107792071 gene encoding uncharacterized protein LOC107792071 isoform X2 — protein MYPERRNKWPYAEHPNSDKNVRRHDIYGQISPDKKETMLLQRRTKELERQKWNSSIKSTVDPDERVMYQCHPMIRKDSALTITEASSADDEVGSKHDVILPQVLWIKEKMSVMRLLYLKEDQHRVYIRDNIMSSLLPHAKNILYGLQDIERGHVAKNVT, from the exons ATGTATCCCGAGCGAAGAAACAAATGGCCATATGCAGAACATCCAAACTCTGACAAGAATGTCAGAAGACATGATATTTATGGGCAAATATCGCCCGATAAAAAAGAGACAATGTTACTACAACGCCGCACCAAAGAACTTGAGCGGCAAAAATGGAATAGTTCCATAAAATCGACAGTTGATCCAGATGAAAGAGTAATGTATCAATGTCACCCTATGATTCGAAAAGATAGTGCTCTTACCATAACAGAGGCTTCGTCTGCTGACGATGAAG TTGGCAGCAAGCATGATGTTATACTTCCTCAAGTTCTTTGGATAAAGGAAAAAATGTCGGTCATGCGTCTTCTGTATTTGAAAGAG GATCAACATCGCGTATATATAAGGGACAACATAATGTCTTCCCTATTGCCACACGCAAAG AATATTTTGTATGGTCTCCAGGATATAGAACGTGGACACGTCGCCAAAAACGTAACGTAA
- the LOC107792071 gene encoding uncharacterized protein LOC107792071 isoform X4 — MYPERRNKWPYAEHPNSDKNVRRHDIYGQISPDKKETMLLQRRTKELERQKWNSSIKSTVDPDERVMYQCHPMIRKDSALTITEASSADDEVGSKHDVILPQVLWIKEKMSVMRLLYLKEDQHRVYIRDNIMSSLLPHAKDIERGHVAKNVT; from the exons ATGTATCCCGAGCGAAGAAACAAATGGCCATATGCAGAACATCCAAACTCTGACAAGAATGTCAGAAGACATGATATTTATGGGCAAATATCGCCCGATAAAAAAGAGACAATGTTACTACAACGCCGCACCAAAGAACTTGAGCGGCAAAAATGGAATAGTTCCATAAAATCGACAGTTGATCCAGATGAAAGAGTAATGTATCAATGTCACCCTATGATTCGAAAAGATAGTGCTCTTACCATAACAGAGGCTTCGTCTGCTGACGATGAAG TTGGCAGCAAGCATGATGTTATACTTCCTCAAGTTCTTTGGATAAAGGAAAAAATGTCGGTCATGCGTCTTCTGTATTTGAAAGAG GATCAACATCGCGTATATATAAGGGACAACATAATGTCTTCCCTATTGCCACACGCAAAG GATATAGAACGTGGACACGTCGCCAAAAACGTAACGTAA
- the LOC107792071 gene encoding uncharacterized protein LOC107792071 isoform X3: MYPERRNKWPYAEHPNSDKNVRRHDIYGQISPDKKETMLLQRRTKELERQKWNSSIKSTVDPDERVMYQCHPMIRKDSALTITEASSADDEVGSKHDVILPQVLWIKEKMSVMRLLYLKEDQHRVYIRDNIMSSLLPHAKKGFNMNLLDFVVAAGQLS, from the exons ATGTATCCCGAGCGAAGAAACAAATGGCCATATGCAGAACATCCAAACTCTGACAAGAATGTCAGAAGACATGATATTTATGGGCAAATATCGCCCGATAAAAAAGAGACAATGTTACTACAACGCCGCACCAAAGAACTTGAGCGGCAAAAATGGAATAGTTCCATAAAATCGACAGTTGATCCAGATGAAAGAGTAATGTATCAATGTCACCCTATGATTCGAAAAGATAGTGCTCTTACCATAACAGAGGCTTCGTCTGCTGACGATGAAG TTGGCAGCAAGCATGATGTTATACTTCCTCAAGTTCTTTGGATAAAGGAAAAAATGTCGGTCATGCGTCTTCTGTATTTGAAAGAG GATCAACATCGCGTATATATAAGGGACAACATAATGTCTTCCCTATTGCCACACGCAAAG AAAGGTTTCAATATGAACCTCCTGGATTTTGTTGTGGCAGCGGGTCAGTTAAGTTAG
- the LOC107792071 gene encoding uncharacterized protein LOC107792071 isoform X5 — MYPERRNKWPYAEHPNSDKNVRRHDIYGQISPDKKETMLLQRRTKELERQKWNSSIKSTVDPDERVMYQCHPMIRKDSALTITEASSADDEVGSKHDVILPQVLWIKEKMSVMRLLYLKEDQHRVYIRDNIMSSLLPHAKIRIMHD, encoded by the exons ATGTATCCCGAGCGAAGAAACAAATGGCCATATGCAGAACATCCAAACTCTGACAAGAATGTCAGAAGACATGATATTTATGGGCAAATATCGCCCGATAAAAAAGAGACAATGTTACTACAACGCCGCACCAAAGAACTTGAGCGGCAAAAATGGAATAGTTCCATAAAATCGACAGTTGATCCAGATGAAAGAGTAATGTATCAATGTCACCCTATGATTCGAAAAGATAGTGCTCTTACCATAACAGAGGCTTCGTCTGCTGACGATGAAG TTGGCAGCAAGCATGATGTTATACTTCCTCAAGTTCTTTGGATAAAGGAAAAAATGTCGGTCATGCGTCTTCTGTATTTGAAAGAG GATCAACATCGCGTATATATAAGGGACAACATAATGTCTTCCCTATTGCCACACGCAAAG ATACGGATTATGCACGATTAA
- the LOC107792071 gene encoding uncharacterized protein LOC107792071 isoform X6, protein MYPERRNKWPYAEHPNSDKNVRRHDIYGQISPDKKETMLLQRRTKELERQKWNSSIKSTVDPDERVMYQCHPMIRKDSALTITEASSADDEVGSKHDVILPQVLWIKEKMSVMRLLYLKEDQHRVYIRDNIMSSLLPHAKVVP, encoded by the exons ATGTATCCCGAGCGAAGAAACAAATGGCCATATGCAGAACATCCAAACTCTGACAAGAATGTCAGAAGACATGATATTTATGGGCAAATATCGCCCGATAAAAAAGAGACAATGTTACTACAACGCCGCACCAAAGAACTTGAGCGGCAAAAATGGAATAGTTCCATAAAATCGACAGTTGATCCAGATGAAAGAGTAATGTATCAATGTCACCCTATGATTCGAAAAGATAGTGCTCTTACCATAACAGAGGCTTCGTCTGCTGACGATGAAG TTGGCAGCAAGCATGATGTTATACTTCCTCAAGTTCTTTGGATAAAGGAAAAAATGTCGGTCATGCGTCTTCTGTATTTGAAAGAG GATCAACATCGCGTATATATAAGGGACAACATAATGTCTTCCCTATTGCCACACGCAAAG GTTGTACCTTGA
- the LOC107792068 gene encoding reticulon-like protein B13: MQSSTDSPPPSPTREIRNKSASNVHTTSTESPTPSPPTRDVGNNTDLVSDVILWRRKNLSVLTLLAATAIWLALEVYELKFVTLFSWMSMLAIAFLFFWGNIHRLLGKEQVDMSAMYISEESAKAMGTKIRECVEKCMRLIFSVSAEKEWFVFAGTVASLGLISVVASYFDLLTLLYFGVMGGLTGPFVYVKYEHKIKEWGQKVRVRYQRCYATVVLKLQEMKNKLQEMKNRMQEKKRKKME; the protein is encoded by the exons ATGCAGAGTTCAACAGATTCTCCACCACCTTCACCAACTCGTGAAATTCGCAACAAATCAG CATCCAATGTGCACACTACTTCAACAGAGTCTCCAACCCCTTCACCACCAACTCGTGATGTTGGCAACAATACAG ATTTAGTCAGCGATGTAATTTTATGGAGGAGAAAGAATTTGAGTGTTCTAACACTTTTAGCAGCTACAGCGATATGGCTAGCGCTTGAAGTCTATGAATTGAAATTCGTGACTCTCTTTTCCTGGATGTCCATGTTAGCGATCGCGTTTCTCTTTTTCTGGGGTAACATACATAGGCTCTTGGGGAA AGAGCAAGTGGACATGTCAGCGATGTATATAAGCGAAGAATCAGCTAAGGCAATGGGGACAAAAATCCGGGAATGTGTGGAAAAATGCATGCGATTAATATTTAGCGTGAGTGCCGAGAAAGAGTGGTTCGTTTTTGCCGGAACTGTAGCTTCTTTGGGGTTGATCTCGGTGGTTGCTAGCTACTTTGATTTACTTACGCTTCTCTACTTTG GCGTCATGGGGGGACTGACTGGACCATTTGTAtatgtgaaatatgagcacaagaTTAAGGAGTGGGGGCAGAAAGTAAGAGTGAGGTATCAAAGATGTTATGCCACGGTGGTGCTGAAGCTGCAGGAAATGAAGAACAAGCTGCAGGAAATGAAGAACAGGATGcaggagaagaaaaggaagaaaatggaGTAG
- the LOC107792069 gene encoding putative disease resistance protein At5g66900, giving the protein MAATLLGGAALGPVFDMLLKAVIDVGIKIATFRSKFQSLNNTLNEIKPVFDDIERLNKALDGRDYEIEMFKKQLLAGEELVRKCSKTKCYDALKKWNYSRKLTKLENSLVRFCQVHGFIQVCRDSKIILVNVIEHGKKLDQISSMLRAISLRNGSSIGFTNSNGSSGWMNGNSFGSTNGNGFSGWSDEPQVSDAVVGFDLPLQELKVKLLEEKEQVVVLSAPAGCGKTTLAAMVCREHDIKAKYRDILFVTVSEKASIRRIVGEIFETKGYKVTDFASEHGAIGQLENLLRRNTSQPVLLVLDDVWSESEFVIESFMFQIHGFKILVTSRFVFPKFDTYKLKLLSEKDAKALFYSSAFKDSIPNVRLDLVHKVVRSCCGFPLALKVVGRSLCGQPELIWFNRVMLQSKRHILFPTENDLLRTLRTSIDALNEIDLYSSEATTLRDFYLDLGSFPEDHRIHAAALLDMWVERYNLDEDGMKAMAIFFQLSSQNLVNLALARKDAPAVLGLHNLHYIQQHDLLRELVIHQCDKETVEERKRLYINIKGNDFPKWWSQQRLQPLQAEVLSIFTDEDFVSDWYDMQFPKVEVLVLNFETKTYNLPPFVEQMSQLKTLIVTNNCFFPAKLNNFQLCSLLNLKRISLERLSVTSIFTANLQLPNLRKISFIMCEIGEAFENSAANMFYIWPKLVEMNIEYCNDLVEVPTEICDLVDLKKLSICYCHELVSLPEELGKLTNLEVLRLHSCTKLSELPMSVVKLNRLGFLDVYDCVELDFLPTEMDQLCSLRTICMGSRLGFTELPNSVLRLVKLEDVVCDEETASLWEHYKERLRNLRITVIKEDINLNLLHKSLFI; this is encoded by the exons ATGGCCGCAACTCTGTTGGGAGGAGCTGCTTTGGGTCCAGTCTTCGACATGCTACTCAAAGCCGTTATTGATGTTGGCATAAAAATTGCCACTTTCCGTTCCAAATTCCAAAGCTTAAACAACACACTAAATGAGATCAAACCAGTATTCGATGATATCGAGAGGCTAAACAAAGCACTAGACGGCCGAGATTACGAAATAGAAATGTTCAAGAAGCAGCTATTGGCAGGTGAAGAACTAGTCCGTAAGTGTTCCAAGACTAAATGCTACGACGCTTTGAAAAAATGGAACTACTCGAGGAAATTGACCAAGTTAGAAAATTCACTGGTTAGGTTTTGCCAGGTTCATGGTTTTATTCAGGTGTGTAGAGATAGTAAAATTATTCTTGTCAATGTGATTGAACATGGTAAGAAATTGGATCAGATTAGCTCCATGTTGAGAGCTATTTCGTTGAGAAATGGGAGTAGTATTGGATTTACAAACTCTAATGGGTCTTCAGGGTGGATGAATGGTAATAGTTTTGGTAGCACAAATGGGAATGGATTTTCAGGTTGGTCTGACGAGCCACAAGTTTCAGATGCTGTGGTTGGATTTGATTTGCCACTTCAAGAATTGAAAGTAAAGCTGCTTGAGGAGAAAGAGCAGGTGGTGGTTCTTTCTGCTCCTGCTGGCTGTGGAAAGACTACTTTGGCGGCAATGGTTTGTCGAGAGCATGATATCAAAG CCAAATACAGGGACATCCTTTTTGTCACTGTTTCTGAAAAAGCAAGCATCAGACGCATTGTAGGGGAAATCTTTGAGACGAAAGGTTACAAGGTGACAGACTTTGCTTCTGAACATGGTGCCATCGGCCAACTTGAAAACCTCCTAAGGAGAAATACATCTCAACCTGTACTGCTGGTGCTGGACGATGTTTGGTCTGAATCAGAGTTTGTCATTGAGAGTTTTATGTTTCAGATACATGGATTTAAGATTTTGGTCACCTCAAGATTTGTGTTCCCAAAATTTGATACATATAAATTAAAGCTTTTGAGCGAGAAGGATGCAAAGGCTCTTTTCTATAGTTCAGCATTTAAAGATAGCATCCCTAATGTGCGACTTGATCTTGTTCATAAG GTGGTGAGAAGCTGTTGTGGTTTTCCACTTGCTCTTAAAGTTGTTGGCCGATCATTGTGTGGACAGCCTGAGTTGATATGGTTTAACAGAGTGATGTTGCAGTCTAAAAGACACATTCTCTTTCCTACCGAGAATGATCTGCTTCGCACTCTGCGAACTAGCATTGATGCATTGAATGAAATAGATCTATATAGCAGTGAAGCAACTACATTAAGAGACTTTTACCTGGATCTAGGGTCATTTCCTGAAGACCACAGAATTCATGCTGCTGCACTTCTGGATATGTGGGTGGAACGATACAATTTAGATGAAGATGGCATGAAGGCAATGGCAATCTTCTTTCAACTCTCTTCACAAAATCTGGTTAATCTCGCCCTTGCAAG AAAGGATGCACCAGCAGTTCTTGGATTACATAACTTGCATTACATACAGCAGCATGATCTGCTGAGAGAACTGGTTATCCACCAGTGTGATAAGGAGACAGTAGAAGAGAGAAAGAGACTATATATCAACATCAAGGGGAATGACTTTCCTAAGTGGTGGTCTCAACAAAGACTTCAACCACTTCAGGCGGAAGTTTTGTCTATATTCACAG ATGAAGACTTCGTGTCTGACTGGTATGACATGCAATTTCCTAAAGTTGAAGTACTTGTGTTGAACTTTGAAACAAAGACCTACAACTTACCACCTTTTGTAGAGCAAATGAGCCAATTGAAAACTTTGATTGTGACAAACAATTGTTTCTTCCCAGCCAAATTAAATAACTttcagctttgttctctgctcaaTCTTAAGAGAATCAGCCTGGAACGCCTCTCTGTTACGTCCATTTTTACAGCCAACTTGCAGCTGCCAAATTTGCGGAAAATCTCCTTCATCATGTGTGAAATTGGTGAGGCATTTGAAAACTCTGCTGCCAATATGTTTTACATATGGCCAAAACTTGTAGAGATGAATATAGAGTACTGCAATGATTTAGTGGAAGTACCAACTGAAATATGTGATCTTGTTGATCTTAAAAAGCTCAGCATTTGTTATTGTCACGAATTAGTTTCCCTTCCCGAAGAGCTTGGAAAGTTGACAAATTTGGAAGTACTGAGGCTTCATTCTTGTACAAAATTGTCCGAGTTGCCAATGTCAGTAGTAAAACTTAATAGATTGGGATTTCTTGATGTATATGATTGTGTGGAACTGGatttcctgccaacagaaatggATCAACTCTGTTCTTTACGGACTATCTGCATGGGTAGCCGCTTGGGGTTTACTGAGCTTCCCAATTCTGTGCTAAGACTTGTGAAATTGGAAGATGTTGTATGTGATGAAGAAACAGCCTCATTGTGGGAACATTATAAGGAACGTCTGAGGAATCTGAGAATCACTGTGATAAAAGAGGATATCAATTTGAATTTGCTGCATAAATcattatttatctga
- the LOC107792070 gene encoding serine/threonine-protein kinase SRK2I-like gives MDRGLIPGPGMDMPIMHDSDRYDLVKDIGSGNFGVARLMRDKQTKELVAVKYIERGDKIDENVQREIINHRSLRHPNIIRFREVILTPTHLAIVMEYASGGELFERISNAGRFNEDEARFFFQQLISGVSYCHSMQVCHRDLKLENTLLDGSPAPRLKICDFGYSKSSLLHSQPKSTVGTPAYIAPEVLLRQEYDGKVADVWSCGVTLYVMLVGAYPFEDPDEPKDFRKTINRILSVQYSIPDNIQISEECRHLISRIFVGDPAQRITMPEIKNHVWFLKNLPADLMDDKMISDQFEEPDQPMQSIDTIMQIISEATVPPVGLYNLEMMDDDMDDLDSDPDLDIDSSGEIIYAM, from the exons ATGGATCGAGGTCTGATTCCGGGTCCGGGTATGGATATGCCGATCATGCACGACAGTGACCGGTACGATCTTGTTAAAGATATCGGGTCGGGTAATTTTGGGGTTGCGAGGTTGATGAGAGATAAGCAGACTAAAGAGTTAGTTGCTGTCAAGTATATCGAAAGAGGCGATAAG ATAGATGAAAATGTTCAGCGGGAGATAATCAATCACAGGTCCCTGAGGCATCCTAACATAATTAGATTCAGAGAG GTGATTTTGACACCAACTCATCTCGCTATTGTGATGGAATATGCATCGGGTGGGGAGCTTTTTGAGAGAATTTCTAATGCAGGGCGTTTCAATGAGGATGAG GCTCGCTTCTTTTTCCAGCAGCTTATATCTGGCGTCAGCTACTGTCACTCCATG CAAGTATGTCATCGTGACTTGAAGCTGGAAAATACATTGCTTGATGGAAGCCCTGCTCCTCGGCTAAAAATTTGTGATTTTGGGTATTCCAAG TCTTCTCTGCTGCATTCACAACCAAAATCAACAGTGGGAACTCCTGCTTATATTGCTCCAGAAGTTTTGTTGAGGCAAGAATATGATGGCAAG GTTGCAGATGTGTGGTCATGTGGGGTGACATTGTATGTAATGTTAGTGGGTGCTTACCCTTTTGAGGATCCTGATGAACCAAAAGATTTCCGGAAGACGATAAAC AGAATTCTGAGCGTGCAGTATTCTATTCCAGATAACATTCAGATATCTGAGGAATGTCGCCACTTAATCTCAAGGATCTTTGTTGGAGATCCGGCACAG AGGATCACAATGCCTGAAATAAAAAATCATGTATGGTTTCTGAAGAATCTTCCGGCAGATTTAATGGACGATAAGATGATAAGTGACCAGTTTGAAGAGCCTGATCAGCCAATGCAGAGCATAGATACGATCATGCAAATAATCTCAGAGGCAACAGTACCACCAGTTGGCTTGTATAACTTGGAAATgatggatgatgacatggatgaCTTGGATTCAGATCCTGATCTTGATATTGATAGCAGCGGGGAGATCATATATGCAATGTGA